Part of the Methanobacterium sp. genome, CAGTTGTTGGTTGCGTTTACATTTCCATTCGCACTGATAAGTTCGTATTGATTGTTTGATGCTATTCTGTTAAAATTAATGTTAACAATTGATGAATTGACATACATTCCCACGATGCCTTGAGTTATTATGTTCCCGTAAACTGTGCAATTTCGACAGTATTTCATGTATAATCCATATATATTTCCAGGGATGAGGTTATTCTGAATTAGGGTGTTGTTTATATTTGAAATAAAAATTCCAGGACCATCATTACTCATTATCAGGTTAGTGTGAACGATATTATTGTTTGAATCAAGGAGTTCTATGCCACAATAGCCATTAGAGGTGATTGTGTTCTCATAAATTACACAATTATCACTGTTACAAGTGCCCAACCCAATCATTTGATTACTGGTTATAATATTGAATATTATAACATTATTCTTAGTTTTGACAGTATTGGTAAGGATTCCAAAGTAATTGTTGGTTACAGTGTTATTAGTTATGGTGCAGTTTGAACATCCATTCAAAAGTAATCCAAAACTGTTCACAGCTCCGGAAATAACAAAACTCTTAATCAGTGATCCACTACCTCTAATATTAATAGTGAAAACAGGATTGGAAGGATTCGCCGCCTGAACAGTAACATTACCGTCTGAAATTATGGTGAGGTTTTTATTCACAGCAATGTTTTCAATGTATGTCCCATTTTCCACCAGAATAACATCCCCATCAACGGTTAATGTGTTACTTATGGCTGCCTGTATGGTGTTAAATGATTTACGGAAGGCTTTAGAAACCGTCTGATTGTCCAAGGTTGATGTGATTGTTGTTGCGCTAGATGAGGGGTTAGATGTGAGAATGGCTACTGCTTTACCTCTTTTGGTAGTAATAGTAATATTAATGCTTCCAATTGTAGTTGTGAAATTCACTGGTATTCCATTGGGTATGGTACCTGAACTGGAGGTATCTTTTCCCTGGTTGTCATGGGTTAAATCAGCGGTAATTTCTGACTGGGATATGCTGTTTTTGGTTACATAGATAGTTGACCCGGTTAAGTTCAGCATTAGCCATGAAGTAGAATCAACTGTTCCTCCGGGCGTGTAGAGTGCACTTCCATAGTCTGATGAATTTCGAGGATCGTTGGTACCCCACCAGTTATTAATTGCATTAACTGTTCCATTGCCCACTTTATAAAATCCGTATTTACTGTTTCCAACAATTCTGTTGAAATTAATAGTGCAGGAGGAATAGTAGACATATACTCCGTACTGATTCTCAATCAGGGTGTTCCCGATAATGGAATTACCAGTACTGTTATGAACATAGATTCCCCGCTGATTAGCTATTAAAGTGTTATTTTGAATCAGATTATTGTTTGAACTACCAGTTACACTCCCAGTGATACCAATATACATCCCATATTGATTACCCATTAAAACATTACTTTTGAGGGTGTTATTATTTGATCTTTCAAAACCAATCGCATAATTTGGGATGTTTAACAACTGATTATTCTGGATGGTGTTGTAATTACTGTTAGTGAAACGAATGCCACGGGGATTATCTGATGCATCATTGTTCTTTAGAGTGTTATAACTTGAATCTGCAAATATAATCCCGGAATAAGTATTATTTTTCACGGTATTCCCTGACAGGAGATTATTTTTACTGTTATAGAGGTATATCCCATGTGAATTACCCATTATATTATTCCCAAGGAGATTACACCCTGAAGTTCCAGTTAAGTAAATCCCACTGGAATTAGTAGCTCCAGTAATGGTGAAACTCTGAATTGTGGTACCATTTCCCCGGTAATTCATGGAAAAAACAGGCTTCGAAGAATTCAAAGCCCTGATTATTATTTTAACACCAGCATCTGGTTTTATAGTCAATTTTTTATTAACCAGAACATTTTCGGTATAAATGGAGTCCCTTAAAATCAAACTATCCCCATTTAGAGTGGTAGCATCGTTTATAGCTGCCTGTATAGTGCTGAATCTTTTAGCAGTTCGGCTATTCTTTACCGGATTTATAACCTCAACCCAGGGCTTCACATTCACGGCACTGGGAAGGACTTGATGGGTGTGATAACTGTTCAGGATCTTGCTGAAAGTGTAGACCATGTTTTGGTAACTAATTTTACCCAGTCCAATGAGTCCATATGGGGGTGCCTGGTGATTACTGTCCATATAGCTGTCAATACGTTGAGCAAAATCTATATAAGCCGCTAGACTCAAACTACCACTACTCAATGATTCCTCACTAGAACTGGGGGCAGTGTCGTCTTCCAGTAGTATAGTGCTGTTATTGTTATTCTTTATTTGATTAGTGGCCTGCACCACTAAATGCAAAAATTGTCCGGTGTTGATGGTTTTCCCACCAACAACTACACTAGTTGGGAGGTTTTTATTGGTCTCTATATGGGTTTTCAGGTTAACCGAAGCAGCGGTAATCTGTGCAACCGTGAAAGTGGTGTATCCTATGGGGATGTTGGCTGCAGTCCATGGTTTCACATTTATGGCCAATGGCAAACTACCGTAAGTTTTGTAAACACTTAAGATGCGGCTGTAAAGGTAAACCTGGGATGAATAACTTATTTTCCCGGGGCCGATAAGTCCATATGGGGGTGCCTGATGGTTACTATTCATATGGCTGTTAATACGCTGGGCAAAGTCAAGGTAATTTGCTTTAGTCATGGTGCCGATGTTTAATTGTTCTTCCTGAGATCCGGGTATGCTATCACTTTGTATTGCTATACGGGCGGCATTATTGTTGTTTATTTGGATGGTGGCTTGCACTGCTAGATGCAAGAACTGGGCGGTGTTTATGTTTACACCAGCAACAGTGACTGTGTTGGGTAAACTTTTAGTGGATTCAATGGTATTTTTCAGTCCGTCGGCAGTAGTGACGATTTGGTTGGGGGTGAAGCTGAAGGATTGAGTTTCGGTTATGGGGATGTTTTGAGCAGACCATGCCTTGAGGTTAATGTTTGGAGGTATGCTGCCGTAATTTTTGTATATGGTTAGTATGCGACTGTAGAGGTATACTTGGGATGAGTAACTGATCTTACCCGGGCCAATGAGACCGTAGGGTGGTGCTTGGTGGTTGTCATCCATATGGGCATCGATTCGCCGGGCAAAGTCCAGGTAATCTGCTTTGGTCATGCTGCCACTGTTCAATTGTTCTTCCTGATATCCAGGTGCAGTATCACCTTGCATAGATATTGGGGTTTTATTGTTATTATTTATCTGATTCGTGGCCTGCACTGCCAGATGAAGATACTGGGCTGTGTTAACGGTCCCACTCCCAATATTTACACTCC contains:
- a CDS encoding right-handed parallel beta-helix repeat-containing protein is translated as MRKVLLLIILSGLVFFLSISNASAASPANFTTDEIASASVTVKNQIETTKTLPRSVNIGSGTVNTAQYLHLAVQATNQINNNNKTPISMQGDTAPGYQEEQLNSGSMTKADYLDFARRIDAHMDDNHQAPPYGLIGPGKISYSSQVYLYSRILTIYKNYGSIPPNINLKAWSAQNIPITETQSFSFTPNQIVTTADGLKNTIESTKSLPNTVTVAGVNINTAQFLHLAVQATIQINNNNAARIAIQSDSIPGSQEEQLNIGTMTKANYLDFAQRINSHMNSNHQAPPYGLIGPGKISYSSQVYLYSRILSVYKTYGSLPLAINVKPWTAANIPIGYTTFTVAQITAASVNLKTHIETNKNLPTSVVVGGKTINTGQFLHLVVQATNQIKNNNNSTILLEDDTAPSSSEESLSSGSLSLAAYIDFAQRIDSYMDSNHQAPPYGLIGLGKISYQNMVYTFSKILNSYHTHQVLPSAVNVKPWVEVINPVKNSRTAKRFSTIQAAINDATTLNGDSLILRDSIYTENVLVNKKLTIKPDAGVKIIIRALNSSKPVFSMNYRGNGTTIQSFTITGATNSSGIYLTGTSGCNLLGNNIMGNSHGIYLYNSKNNLLSGNTVKNNTYSGIIFADSSYNTLKNNDASDNPRGIRFTNSNYNTIQNNQLLNIPNYAIGFERSNNNTLKSNVLMGNQYGMYIGITGSVTGSSNNNLIQNNTLIANQRGIYVHNSTGNSIIGNTLIENQYGVYVYYSSCTINFNRIVGNSKYGFYKVGNGTVNAINNWWGTNDPRNSSDYGSALYTPGGTVDSTSWLMLNLTGSTIYVTKNSISQSEITADLTHDNQGKDTSSSGTIPNGIPVNFTTTIGSINITITTKRGKAVAILTSNPSSSATTITSTLDNQTVSKAFRKSFNTIQAAISNTLTVDGDVILVENGTYIENIAVNKNLTIISDGNVTVQAANPSNPVFTINIRGSGSLIKSFVISGAVNSFGLLLNGCSNCTITNNTVTNNYFGILTNTVKTKNNVIIFNIITSNQMIGLGTCNSDNCVIYENTITSNGYCGIELLDSNNNIVHTNLIMSNDGPGIFISNINNTLIQNNLIPGNIYGLYMKYCRNCTVYGNIITQGIVGMYVNSSIVNINFNRIASNNQYELISANGNVNATNNWWGSNDNPVNLDEIVFNGFVVYNPWLMLSIDPTSTVNSGGNASITADLTHNNLGQDTSSLGHVIKGIPITFSTSYGTILTPILTFNGQAVAILNMGTTASRTVTVNASLDSQTVSRQMFIAPGVATLHITSSALNSTTLQPISLTYTVPLNSSVTWLSVLWKNTHVFYGELQIIINGTVVSSRGYVNPVYNTWRNSYRGDVFRAIIYANNYILQYGNNQSMIPVSFWNDLTSLYSLTNTELQFVQNHRLEFVDNLTVNLVYPGMAGQNITVVDPETSTDVINLKFPGNNIHRTNQITYMNGIFVEPAGYEGVKSFAIATADVTTNIFTYWLNQNSTYPRGAMKAAYGTFLTALLVEYCHDQIADNFASEYNVTWSRTHPIAVSVGDDAYQTYLTLECDHGMGMTVVGKANNMKLFNYACSSVISPIEYEVMYNLLFSYQTNSVFTGPLSSVIVDLSNRYLIGIPLDVSEQNGYIIANAAGYTNEFMVVDPETGIVRDINMINGFCGAYCFHDLQTDLAIGYGLGLLGGDQIVGLCNMIQGIMNTKIEITINIKSALAAYNLDLIAAAAIIGAFGPDEAFAAAGLTSEQIAILQASNWYILSRIGNIMAPIGLGVSILQGTLQNEINQVWQHPVVEVKVNGRIVYTQIHGSSNIV